The following coding sequences lie in one Fundidesulfovibrio magnetotacticus genomic window:
- a CDS encoding sigma-54-dependent transcriptional regulator, which translates to MDTLLVIDDEPGHRLMVRAVMEDAGWRVVEAASGEAALRHLGGCAPGALPSVALLDMRMPGMDGMAALAAIQGVAPGLPVVLLTAYGTVGSAVEAMKRGAFDYLTKPADNEELKAVLDKAAEYGRLLSENKELRRRVESGGAAVSLVGESQGLRQVRELAAQVGPAEATVLILGESGTGKELVAELVHAMSPRASKPLVKVNCAALPGELLESELFGYVKGAFTGAVKDKPGRFQLASGGTLFLDEVGELPLKLQAKLLRALQERLVEPLGSVKPVPADVRIVAATNRDLRAEVARGAFREDLYFRLAVLEIRIPPLRERLEDLPVLAAHLLAKLGERNKKSVRSVSPAYLEALGRYGWPGNVRELENVLERSIILSRSDTLTPQTLPPHMTEGAAACAPCPEPAVPGPVGLEEAERQALVRALEANEGHRERTAEALGVSRRTLQYKLRKYGLARRGSER; encoded by the coding sequence ATGGACACGCTTCTGGTGATCGACGACGAGCCCGGCCATCGCCTGATGGTGCGTGCGGTGATGGAGGATGCGGGCTGGCGTGTGGTGGAGGCCGCGTCGGGCGAGGCGGCGTTGCGGCATCTGGGCGGCTGCGCGCCCGGGGCGTTGCCGTCGGTGGCGCTTCTGGACATGCGCATGCCGGGCATGGACGGCATGGCCGCGTTGGCGGCGATCCAGGGAGTCGCGCCGGGTCTGCCGGTGGTGCTGCTCACGGCGTACGGCACGGTAGGTTCGGCGGTGGAGGCCATGAAGCGTGGCGCGTTTGATTACCTGACGAAGCCCGCGGACAACGAAGAGTTGAAGGCCGTGCTGGACAAGGCGGCGGAGTACGGCCGCCTGTTGTCGGAGAACAAGGAGTTGCGGCGCAGGGTGGAGTCCGGCGGTGCGGCGGTGAGTCTGGTGGGCGAGAGCCAGGGGCTGCGCCAGGTGCGGGAACTTGCGGCTCAGGTCGGTCCGGCGGAGGCCACGGTGCTCATCCTGGGCGAGTCGGGCACGGGCAAGGAGCTGGTGGCGGAGCTGGTGCACGCCATGAGCCCGCGCGCCTCGAAGCCGCTGGTGAAGGTGAACTGCGCGGCCCTGCCGGGCGAGCTGCTGGAGAGCGAGTTGTTCGGGTACGTGAAGGGCGCGTTCACGGGGGCCGTGAAGGACAAGCCGGGCCGGTTCCAGCTGGCGTCCGGCGGAACGCTCTTTCTGGACGAGGTGGGCGAGCTGCCGTTGAAGCTGCAGGCCAAGCTGCTGCGGGCCTTGCAGGAGCGGCTGGTAGAGCCGCTGGGTTCGGTGAAGCCGGTGCCCGCGGACGTGCGCATTGTGGCGGCCACAAACCGGGATCTGCGGGCCGAGGTGGCGCGCGGCGCGTTCCGGGAGGACCTCTATTTCCGGCTGGCGGTGCTGGAGATCCGCATACCGCCATTGCGCGAGCGCCTGGAGGATTTGCCCGTGCTGGCGGCGCATCTGCTGGCCAAGCTGGGCGAGCGCAACAAGAAGTCGGTGCGATCGGTGAGCCCGGCCTACCTGGAGGCCCTGGGGCGCTACGGCTGGCCGGGCAACGTGCGGGAACTGGAGAACGTGCTGGAGCGCTCGATCATCCTGTCGCGCTCGGACACGCTGACGCCTCAGACGCTGCCGCCGCACATGACCGAGGGGGCCGCGGCCTGCGCTCCGTGCCCGGAGCCGGCAGTGCCCGGCCCCGTGGGCCTGGAGGAGGCGGAGCGCCAGGCGCTGGTGCGGGCGCTTGAGGCCAACGAGGGCCACCGGGAGCGCACGGCGGAGGCCCTGGGCGTGAGCCGCAGGACGCTGCAATACAAGCTGCGCAAGTACGGCCTGGCCAGGAGGGGGAGCGAGCGGTGA
- a CDS encoding two-component system sensor histidine kinase NtrB, whose amino-acid sequence MDVSAPRAPRSLPALAALALVLMGAALSVITWRNLEAQRRVIDQHALFAARTILRGVEANFMRLLPHLGRMPRDQAVERLEDLLREVVESGDLLFLGIYGEDGELHVSSAPRHANNSLRAPLDQDALADLAITGEWFGTLPLGGLTMLGYAARMRPGMARLCPATPETPPGQEAPPVYFLVGLSLDEHYAQYNAMRTAALMQTGFVLGAAALVWVLLVALLRRREQSRRLVRLEHFHSRLLDSLPEALLTVDAQGFVSAANPAAAALLGPNLPGRDFASLPLAAALQTGHPEPQPWKQLDLDGRNLEVLVAPLEDETLLLLRDRTKLRSLERDLEQSRHLAAVGRLAAGVAHEIRNPLSALRGFSQFFAAKLKGKDPEETYANTMVQEADRLGRVVTDLLYLARPRPSEPAPVHLPELAAELETLLRFDFQRAQASFETDLKADTAVADRDGLKQALINLILNGLASLPEHGGVITLASRETPDGVSLSVIDTGRGMEPEEKRRALEPFFTTRKEGSGLGLAIVHKIVRDHLGQLHIDSEPGQGAAVTLTFRHAPLREQQP is encoded by the coding sequence ATGGACGTCTCCGCCCCCAGAGCCCCGCGCAGCCTCCCGGCCCTTGCGGCCCTGGCCCTGGTGCTCATGGGGGCGGCCCTCTCGGTGATCACCTGGCGCAACCTCGAAGCCCAGCGACGCGTCATCGACCAGCACGCCCTCTTCGCCGCGCGCACCATCCTGCGCGGCGTGGAGGCCAACTTCATGCGCCTGCTCCCCCACCTGGGACGCATGCCCCGCGACCAGGCCGTGGAGCGCCTCGAAGACCTGCTGCGCGAGGTGGTCGAATCCGGCGACCTCCTCTTCCTGGGCATCTACGGCGAAGACGGCGAACTCCACGTCTCCTCCGCCCCCAGGCACGCCAACAACTCACTGCGCGCGCCACTGGACCAGGACGCCCTGGCGGACCTGGCCATCACCGGCGAATGGTTCGGCACCCTGCCTCTGGGCGGACTGACCATGCTGGGCTACGCCGCACGCATGCGTCCCGGCATGGCCAGGCTCTGCCCGGCCACCCCCGAGACGCCCCCGGGCCAGGAAGCGCCACCCGTCTACTTCCTCGTGGGCCTCTCCCTGGACGAACACTACGCCCAGTACAACGCCATGCGCACCGCCGCCCTCATGCAGACAGGCTTCGTGCTGGGCGCGGCCGCACTGGTCTGGGTGCTCCTGGTGGCCCTGCTGCGCCGGCGCGAACAGTCCAGACGCCTCGTGCGCCTGGAACACTTCCACTCCCGCCTGCTGGACTCACTCCCCGAAGCCCTCCTCACCGTGGATGCGCAGGGCTTCGTCTCCGCCGCCAACCCGGCCGCCGCGGCCCTCCTGGGCCCCAACCTGCCGGGGCGAGACTTCGCCTCGCTCCCCCTCGCCGCCGCGCTGCAGACCGGACACCCGGAACCCCAGCCCTGGAAGCAGCTCGACCTCGACGGACGCAACCTCGAAGTGCTCGTCGCGCCTCTCGAAGATGAAACCCTCCTCCTTCTGCGAGATCGCACCAAGCTGCGCTCGCTCGAGCGCGACCTCGAACAGTCCCGCCACCTCGCCGCCGTGGGACGCCTCGCCGCCGGCGTGGCCCACGAAATCCGCAACCCGCTTTCCGCGTTGCGGGGCTTCTCCCAGTTCTTCGCCGCCAAGCTCAAAGGCAAGGACCCCGAGGAAACCTACGCCAACACCATGGTCCAGGAAGCCGACAGACTCGGCCGCGTGGTCACCGATCTGCTCTACCTCGCCCGGCCCAGGCCCTCCGAGCCCGCACCCGTCCACCTCCCGGAACTGGCCGCGGAACTCGAGACCCTCCTGCGCTTCGACTTCCAGCGCGCCCAGGCCTCCTTCGAAACCGACCTCAAGGCCGACACCGCCGTCGCAGACCGCGACGGCCTCAAACAGGCCCTCATCAACCTCATCCTCAACGGCCTCGCCAGCCTCCCCGAACACGGCGGCGTCATCACCCTCGCCAGCCGGGAAACCCCCGACGGGGTGAGCCTGAGCGTCATCGACACCGGCCGGGGCATGGAACCCGAAGAAAAACGCCGCGCCCTCGAACCCTTCTTCACCACCCGCAAGGAAGGCTCCGGACTGGGGCTGGCCATCGTCCACAAAATCGTCCGCGACCACCTGGGACAACTCCATATCGACTCCGAACCAGGACAAGGCGCCGCCGTCACCCTGACCTTCCGGCACGCGCCGCTCCGGGAACAGCAACCATGA
- a CDS encoding periplasmic heavy metal sensor, which produces MKSRLALSILALAAVVAFGSLAVARPGGGFHAWLSNLPQEKQEQVAKLYAEGRQKLYDLESRKWAKQAEMNALLVQPKPDSAKIDALAKEIGTLSSMVYQERVALQQRILKETGVNMPLAGGPGGGYGQGCGGPGGGYGRGMGMGYGPGCGGPQAAQPQADQLPPCCQTPGQQTPQAPAQ; this is translated from the coding sequence ATGAAATCGCGTCTTGCCTTGTCGATCCTGGCCCTGGCGGCTGTGGTGGCTTTCGGGTCCCTGGCCGTCGCCCGTCCCGGCGGCGGGTTCCACGCCTGGCTTTCCAACCTGCCCCAGGAAAAGCAGGAGCAGGTGGCCAAGCTCTACGCCGAAGGCCGCCAAAAGCTCTACGATCTGGAGAGCCGCAAGTGGGCCAAGCAGGCCGAAATGAACGCCCTGCTCGTGCAGCCCAAGCCGGATTCGGCAAAGATCGACGCCCTGGCCAAGGAGATCGGCACCCTTTCCTCCATGGTCTACCAGGAGCGCGTTGCCCTGCAGCAGCGCATCCTCAAGGAGACCGGCGTGAACATGCCCCTGGCGGGCGGGCCCGGCGGCGGCTACGGCCAGGGCTGCGGCGGTCCCGGCGGCGGTTACGGAAGGGGCATGGGCATGGGCTACGGCCCCGGCTGCGGCGGCCCCCAGGCGGCACAGCCCCAGGCCGACCAGCTGCCCCCCTGCTGCCAGACCCCCGGCCAGCAGACCCCGCAAGCGCCCGCGCAATAG
- a CDS encoding GDP-mannose 4,6-dehydratase, producing MKSALIIGITGQDGAYLSRLLCDKGYRVAGTSRDAQMANRSGLAALGVADRVTIHSASVTDFRGLWQAVERCEPDEIYNLAGQSSVGLSFEQPLETFESVAAATLNILELLRLLGKPVRLYNACSTEVFGNAPGPADEESPFRPRSPYAVAKAAAHWAVANYREAYGLYACSGILSNHESPLRPQRFVTRKIVAAACRIAGGSGERLSLGNTDVVRDWGWAGEYVDAMWRMLQQDEPGDYVIATGRSFSLQDFIVRVFAELGLDHADHVDRNPGLLRPSDILVSRANPAKSQEKLGWRATMAMPEVAAAMVRAEQKTSHQETIA from the coding sequence ATGAAATCCGCCCTCATCATCGGCATCACCGGCCAGGACGGGGCCTACCTCTCCAGGCTTCTGTGCGACAAAGGCTATCGCGTGGCCGGCACCTCGCGTGACGCCCAGATGGCCAACCGCTCGGGCCTGGCCGCCCTGGGCGTGGCGGACCGGGTGACCATCCACTCGGCCTCGGTCACCGATTTCCGGGGGCTCTGGCAGGCAGTGGAGCGCTGCGAGCCCGACGAGATCTACAACCTCGCGGGGCAAAGCTCGGTGGGCCTTTCCTTCGAGCAGCCCCTGGAGACCTTCGAGTCCGTGGCCGCCGCCACCCTGAACATCCTGGAACTCCTGCGCCTGCTGGGCAAACCCGTGCGCCTCTACAACGCCTGCTCCACCGAGGTGTTCGGCAACGCCCCCGGCCCCGCCGACGAGGAGAGCCCCTTCCGACCCCGCAGCCCCTACGCCGTGGCCAAGGCCGCCGCCCACTGGGCCGTGGCCAACTACCGCGAAGCCTACGGGCTCTACGCCTGCTCCGGCATCCTCTCCAACCACGAGTCGCCCCTGCGTCCGCAACGCTTCGTCACGCGCAAGATCGTGGCCGCCGCCTGCCGCATCGCCGGCGGGTCCGGCGAGCGCCTGAGCCTGGGCAACACCGACGTGGTGCGCGACTGGGGCTGGGCAGGCGAATATGTGGACGCCATGTGGCGCATGCTCCAGCAGGACGAACCCGGCGACTACGTGATCGCCACCGGCCGGAGCTTCTCCCTCCAGGATTTCATCGTCCGGGTCTTCGCCGAGCTCGGCCTCGACCACGCCGACCACGTGGACCGCAATCCGGGCCTCCTGCGCCCCTCCGACATCCTCGTGAGCCGCGCCAATCCAGCGAAATCCCAGGAGAAGCTGGGCTGGCGCGCCACCATGGCCATGCCCGAAGTGGCTGCCGCCATGGTGCGCGCCGAACAAAAGACTTCCCATCAGGAGACCATAGCATGA
- the gmd gene encoding GDP-mannose 4,6-dehydratase yields the protein MSHKKALITGITGQDGAYLAELLLGKGYEVHGLKRRSSLFNTDRIDHLYQDPHVDGRKFILHYGDLTDSTNLIRVIQQIQPDEIYNLAAQSHVAVSFETPEYTANCDALGTLRILEAVRILGLGQKTRIYQASTSELYGLVQETPQTEKTPFYPRSPYAVAKLYGYWITVNYREAYGMYACNGILFNHESPLRGETFVTRKITRAMARIKLGLQDTLFLGNLSAKRDWGHARDYVKMMWLMLQQDTPDDYVIATGVQYSVRDFVRAAAKELGIPLRFEGEGVEEKAYHAETGKCLVAVDPRYFRPTEVETLLGDPAKAREKLGWTPKITFEQMVAEMIQADLRDAERDNMCKTQGFRTYDFHE from the coding sequence ATGAGCCACAAGAAAGCCCTCATCACGGGCATCACCGGCCAGGACGGGGCCTATCTGGCCGAACTGCTGCTCGGCAAGGGATACGAGGTCCACGGACTCAAGCGCCGTTCCTCGCTCTTCAACACCGACCGCATCGACCACCTCTACCAGGACCCCCACGTCGACGGCCGCAAGTTCATCCTGCACTACGGCGACCTCACCGATTCCACCAACCTCATCCGCGTGATCCAGCAGATCCAGCCGGACGAAATCTACAACCTCGCCGCCCAGTCCCACGTGGCCGTCTCCTTCGAGACGCCCGAATACACCGCCAACTGCGACGCCCTGGGCACCCTGCGCATCCTCGAAGCCGTGCGCATCCTGGGCCTCGGGCAGAAAACGCGCATCTACCAGGCCTCCACCTCCGAACTCTACGGCCTGGTCCAGGAAACGCCCCAGACCGAGAAGACCCCCTTCTACCCCCGCAGCCCCTACGCCGTGGCCAAGCTCTACGGCTACTGGATCACGGTGAACTACCGCGAAGCCTACGGCATGTACGCCTGCAACGGCATCCTCTTCAACCACGAGTCCCCCCTGCGCGGCGAAACCTTCGTCACCCGCAAGATCACCCGCGCCATGGCCCGCATCAAGCTGGGGCTCCAGGACACCCTCTTTTTGGGCAACCTCTCCGCCAAACGCGACTGGGGACACGCCCGCGACTACGTGAAGATGATGTGGCTCATGCTCCAGCAGGACACCCCCGACGACTACGTGATCGCCACCGGCGTGCAGTACAGCGTGCGCGACTTCGTACGGGCCGCCGCCAAGGAACTGGGCATCCCCCTGCGCTTCGAAGGCGAAGGCGTCGAAGAGAAGGCCTACCACGCCGAAACCGGCAAATGCCTCGTGGCCGTGGACCCGCGCTACTTCCGCCCCACCGAAGTGGAGACCCTCCTGGGCGACCCCGCCAAGGCACGCGAAAAGCTCGGCTGGACCCCCAAGATCACCTTCGAGCAGATGGTCGCCGAAATGATCCAGGCCGACCTGCGCGACGCCGAACGCGACAACATGTGCAAGACACAGGGCTTCCGCACCTACGACTTCCACGAATAG
- a CDS encoding alpha/beta hydrolase family protein has product MILVRRVFILMLLMLWPVQALCGALVYEQTMLPARFGPERAPANLEALIVRPADQERHPLIVICHGTPRDRNERPSMTPLSRTREAEELARRGYCVLVFMRRAFGASGGDYAESSGKAEAPEYAASGRVAAQDIREAIRVMQEKPYVDPRKVVCVGASTGGFSVTALAADPPPGLIAAVSFAGGKGSSAPDTVNKPERLVQAFAEFGRTARIPMLFVYSENDHFFGPALARDIHRAFTSSGGKAELLIVPPFGEDGHYFFSRKGIPQWTPILDDFLARVGAPPRKPLLAVDRIQGTPPPNLSEKGRAMFGDYLDASPNKAFAMNPKGYMGWAGGKRTAEEAAAKALEFCGATGGQDCKVLRQDALPR; this is encoded by the coding sequence ATGATCCTTGTCCGCCGCGTGTTCATCCTGATGCTGCTGATGCTCTGGCCCGTCCAGGCCCTGTGCGGCGCCCTGGTCTACGAACAGACCATGCTGCCCGCCCGTTTCGGCCCGGAGCGCGCCCCGGCGAACCTTGAAGCGCTCATCGTCCGCCCGGCCGACCAGGAGCGCCATCCCTTGATCGTGATCTGTCACGGCACCCCGCGCGACCGCAACGAACGCCCGTCCATGACGCCGCTGAGCCGCACGCGCGAGGCCGAGGAACTGGCCCGCCGGGGCTATTGCGTGCTCGTCTTCATGCGCCGCGCCTTCGGCGCGTCCGGCGGCGACTACGCCGAAAGCTCCGGCAAGGCCGAGGCCCCCGAATACGCCGCCTCCGGCCGCGTGGCCGCCCAGGACATCCGGGAGGCCATCCGCGTGATGCAGGAAAAACCCTATGTCGACCCCCGGAAAGTCGTCTGCGTTGGGGCCTCCACCGGCGGATTTTCCGTCACCGCCCTGGCCGCCGACCCTCCCCCGGGGCTCATCGCCGCCGTCAGCTTCGCGGGCGGCAAGGGCTCCTCGGCCCCGGACACCGTGAACAAGCCCGAACGCCTCGTGCAGGCCTTCGCGGAATTCGGCCGCACCGCGCGCATCCCCATGCTCTTCGTCTATTCCGAGAACGACCACTTCTTCGGCCCCGCCCTTGCCCGGGACATCCACCGCGCCTTCACCTCCTCCGGCGGCAAGGCCGAACTGCTGATCGTGCCCCCCTTCGGGGAGGACGGGCACTATTTCTTCTCCCGCAAGGGCATCCCCCAGTGGACGCCCATCCTGGACGACTTCCTCGCCCGCGTCGGCGCGCCGCCCCGCAAGCCCTTGCTGGCGGTGGACAGAATCCAGGGAACACCGCCCCCCAACCTCTCCGAGAAGGGCCGCGCGATGTTCGGCGATTACCTCGACGCGTCGCCCAACAAGGCCTTCGCCATGAACCCCAAAGGCTACATGGGCTGGGCCGGCGGCAAGCGGACCGCCGAGGAAGCAGCCGCCAAGGCCCTGGAATTCTGCGGCGCCACCGGCGGGCAGGACTGCAAGGTGCTCCGGCAGGACGCCCTGCCGCGCTGA
- the gltX gene encoding glutamate--tRNA ligase has product MNVVTRFAPSPTGQLHIGGARTAIFNWLLARQAGGRFVLRIEDTDTQRSVAAYTDGILASMTWLGLDWDGEPIYQSQRFDVYNAAIDRMVEAGTAYWCSCSPEEVDAMRETARAQGRKPKYDGRCRERGLGPGPGRVVRLKAPLTGVTLVDDLIRGPVSFDNAELDDMILRRSDNTPTYNLAVVVDDAEMGITHVVRGDDHLNNTPKQILIYKALGLALPAFGHVPMILGPDKKKLSKRHGATAVFEYSDEGILPEAMLNYLVRLGWAFGDQEIFTKQQLLDAFSIKALGASASVFDREKLLWLNQHYIKEAPLDRLAQLLAEALARRDRPGADQEYLKRFIPLLQPRSRTIVEMAEQAEMFVDDAPAMDPQAQAKFLTEEVKPHLAALAAIFQAADDFRQEPLEAAAKAWLDENGLKFKAVAQPLRVALTGRTASPGLFEMIEAMGKERVLERLGRL; this is encoded by the coding sequence ATGAACGTCGTCACCCGCTTCGCCCCCAGCCCCACCGGCCAGCTGCACATCGGCGGCGCGCGCACCGCCATCTTCAACTGGCTCCTGGCCAGACAGGCAGGCGGCCGCTTCGTCCTGCGCATCGAGGACACCGACACCCAACGCTCCGTCGCCGCCTACACCGACGGCATCCTCGCCTCCATGACCTGGCTCGGCCTCGACTGGGACGGCGAACCCATCTACCAGTCGCAGCGCTTCGACGTGTACAACGCCGCCATCGACCGCATGGTGGAAGCAGGCACCGCCTACTGGTGCTCCTGCTCCCCCGAGGAAGTGGACGCCATGCGCGAGACCGCCCGCGCCCAGGGCCGCAAGCCCAAATACGACGGACGCTGCCGCGAACGCGGCCTCGGCCCCGGACCGGGACGCGTGGTGCGCCTCAAAGCCCCCCTCACGGGCGTGACCCTCGTGGACGACCTCATCCGCGGCCCCGTCTCCTTCGACAACGCCGAACTCGACGACATGATCCTGCGCCGCTCCGACAACACCCCCACCTACAACCTCGCCGTGGTGGTGGACGACGCCGAAATGGGCATCACCCACGTGGTGCGCGGCGACGACCACCTGAACAACACCCCCAAGCAGATCCTCATCTACAAGGCCCTGGGCCTGGCCCTGCCCGCCTTCGGCCATGTGCCCATGATCCTCGGGCCGGACAAGAAGAAGCTCTCCAAGCGCCACGGGGCCACCGCCGTCTTTGAATATTCCGACGAAGGCATCCTCCCCGAAGCCATGCTCAACTACCTCGTGCGTCTGGGCTGGGCCTTCGGCGACCAGGAAATCTTCACCAAGCAGCAGCTCCTCGACGCCTTCTCCATCAAGGCCCTGGGCGCTTCCGCCTCGGTCTTTGACCGCGAAAAGCTCCTCTGGCTCAACCAGCACTACATCAAGGAAGCCCCCCTCGACCGGCTCGCCCAGCTCCTGGCCGAGGCCCTGGCCCGGCGCGACCGCCCCGGCGCGGACCAGGAATACCTCAAGCGCTTCATCCCCCTGCTCCAGCCGCGCTCGCGCACCATCGTGGAGATGGCCGAGCAGGCCGAAATGTTCGTGGACGACGCCCCCGCCATGGACCCCCAGGCCCAGGCCAAGTTCCTCACCGAAGAGGTGAAGCCCCACCTGGCCGCCCTGGCCGCCATCTTCCAGGCCGCCGACGACTTCCGCCAGGAACCCTTGGAAGCCGCCGCCAAGGCCTGGCTTGATGAGAACGGCCTGAAATTCAAGGCCGTCGCCCAACCCCTGCGCGTGGCCCTCACCGGACGCACCGCCTCCCCCGGACTCTTCGAGATGATCGAGGCCATGGGCAAGGAGCGCGTCCTCGAAAGGCTCGGCCGACTCTAG
- a CDS encoding DUF2318 domain-containing protein, whose product MKRLLLTLTLLLSLPFAASAADDSVRIPLKDVSETAKFYKHDEGGVTVKYFLIKAPDGTVRVALDACDVCYPEKKGYKQQGEFMVCVNCGMKFHVSRVSLVKGGCNPHPVASKVEGDMVVIPKAELAAGVKYFK is encoded by the coding sequence GTGAAACGCCTGCTCCTGACCCTGACGCTTCTTCTGTCGCTCCCCTTTGCAGCCTCCGCCGCCGACGACTCGGTGCGCATCCCACTCAAGGACGTGAGCGAGACGGCCAAGTTCTACAAGCACGACGAGGGCGGCGTGACGGTGAAATATTTCCTGATCAAGGCCCCCGACGGCACGGTGCGCGTGGCCCTGGACGCCTGCGACGTCTGCTACCCCGAGAAGAAGGGCTACAAGCAGCAGGGCGAGTTCATGGTGTGCGTGAACTGCGGCATGAAGTTCCACGTGTCGCGCGTGAGCCTGGTGAAGGGCGGCTGCAACCCGCATCCCGTCGCCTCCAAGGTGGAGGGCGACATGGTGGTGATCCCCAAAGCCGAACTCGCAGCCGGCGTGAAGTACTTCAAGTAG
- a CDS encoding ABC transporter permease: MNLLTLPARTLRRKLARTLLLTMVFALGICSVVALNYVSTAVGDSMEKKLTAYGANILLQPRVETLSVGYGGFSLGSVAFDAKHLTAEQVARVRSIELKERIAAVAPKFMALAKVAGRSVAMIGVDWPEELMIKSYWGFEGRPADAPGEVLAGAKAAQALGLRPGDSFEANGTRFTVAGVLTPSGSEDDNVVFAGLADLQAAFGQPGAIHFAEVAALCSGCPIDEIVAQIQQVLPEVDIVAMQKVVKSRMYTIHFVQHLALIVSVILLVTACFMIALSLLASVNERKHEIGVLRSLGYSRAAVFSIFSVEALIIGMAAGLIGYFGGFGVSLKVMDMLDLAKESSLSMEPLHLAATLGGVALVSCLSSVIPAWKAANTEPSQALVML, from the coding sequence ATGAACCTCCTCACGCTTCCGGCGCGCACGCTGCGGCGCAAGCTGGCGCGCACGCTGCTGCTCACGATGGTGTTCGCCCTGGGCATCTGCTCGGTGGTGGCGCTCAACTACGTGTCCACGGCCGTGGGCGACTCCATGGAGAAGAAGCTGACGGCCTACGGCGCAAACATCCTGCTCCAGCCCCGGGTGGAAACGCTCTCGGTGGGCTACGGCGGCTTCAGCCTGGGCAGCGTGGCCTTCGACGCGAAGCACCTCACGGCCGAACAGGTGGCGCGGGTGCGCTCCATCGAACTCAAGGAGCGCATTGCGGCCGTGGCCCCCAAGTTCATGGCCCTGGCCAAGGTGGCCGGGCGCTCCGTGGCCATGATCGGCGTGGACTGGCCCGAGGAGCTGATGATCAAGAGCTACTGGGGCTTCGAGGGCCGCCCGGCCGACGCCCCCGGCGAGGTGCTGGCCGGGGCCAAGGCGGCGCAGGCCCTGGGCCTGCGGCCCGGCGACTCCTTCGAGGCCAACGGGACGCGCTTCACGGTGGCCGGGGTGCTCACGCCCTCGGGCTCCGAGGACGACAACGTGGTCTTCGCGGGCCTGGCCGACCTCCAGGCGGCCTTCGGCCAGCCCGGGGCCATCCACTTCGCGGAGGTGGCGGCGCTGTGTTCGGGCTGCCCCATCGACGAGATCGTGGCCCAGATCCAGCAGGTGCTGCCCGAGGTGGACATCGTGGCCATGCAGAAGGTGGTGAAGAGCCGCATGTACACCATCCATTTCGTGCAACACCTGGCGCTGATCGTGAGCGTGATCCTGCTGGTGACGGCCTGCTTCATGATCGCCCTGTCGCTGTTGGCCTCGGTGAACGAGCGCAAGCACGAGATCGGCGTGCTGCGCTCGCTGGGGTATTCGCGGGCGGCGGTGTTCTCGATCTTCAGCGTGGAGGCCCTGATCATCGGCATGGCGGCCGGGCTGATCGGCTATTTCGGCGGCTTCGGGGTGAGCCTCAAGGTGATGGACATGCTGGACCTGGCCAAGGAGTCGAGCCTTTCCATGGAGCCCCTGCACCTGGCGGCCACGCTGGGCGGCGTGGCCCTGGTCTCGTGCCTGAGCTCCGTGATCCCGGCCTGGAAGGCCGCCAACACCGAGCCCAGCCAGGCCCTGGTGATGCTCTAA
- a CDS encoding ABC transporter ATP-binding protein, which produces MLQALNVSKSFGDTPVLRDVSVCVGAGEFACVVGRSGSGKSTLLNVLSSLLRPDQGRVLYREREVSAMGEGELNALRHGDFSMIFQLHHLLPYLTALENVMLPYMNSLRPVSGETRDKARECLARVGLAGKEERLPGKLSGGEQQRVAIARALVKSPSVLFADEPTGSLDKKNGDAVIELLRDVHRDGVAVVMVTHDLGYAKLADRTVVMEDGQVVEDGGPGC; this is translated from the coding sequence ATGCTGCAAGCCTTGAACGTCTCGAAATCCTTCGGCGACACGCCCGTGCTGCGCGACGTCTCCGTCTGCGTGGGCGCGGGCGAGTTCGCCTGCGTGGTGGGCCGCTCCGGCTCGGGCAAGTCCACGCTTTTGAACGTGCTCTCCTCGCTGCTTCGGCCGGACCAGGGCCGCGTGCTCTACCGCGAGCGCGAGGTGTCGGCCATGGGCGAGGGCGAACTGAACGCCCTGCGCCACGGCGATTTCTCCATGATCTTCCAGCTGCACCACCTGCTGCCCTACCTGACGGCCCTGGAGAACGTGATGCTGCCCTACATGAACAGCCTGCGCCCCGTGAGCGGGGAGACGCGGGACAAGGCCAGGGAGTGCCTGGCGCGCGTGGGCCTCGCGGGCAAGGAGGAGCGCCTGCCGGGCAAGCTCTCCGGCGGCGAGCAGCAGCGCGTGGCCATCGCCCGGGCGCTGGTGAAGAGCCCCTCGGTGCTCTTCGCCGACGAGCCCACGGGCAGCCTGGACAAGAAGAACGGCGACGCCGTGATCGAACTGCTGCGCGACGTGCACCGCGACGGCGTGGCCGTGGTGATGGTCACGCACGACCTGGGGTACGCCAAGCTCGCGGACCGCACCGTGGTGATGGAAGACGGCCAGGTGGTGGAGGACGGCGGCCCCGGCTGCTAG